A region of Streptomyces paludis DNA encodes the following proteins:
- a CDS encoding SsgA family sporulation/cell division regulator: MSPAVEQPVEESVEQPPGQLVEQPAKARLITDAPQSRPVTVTLRHDGADPGTVRIAFPPEVSADGDEVVWAFARTLLETGLRQPAGDDGDDVQVWPCGRAQTVMEFHSPDGVAVVQFDSAPLRRFLASTYAREERAEGGLVHRA, encoded by the coding sequence ATGTCTCCCGCCGTCGAACAGCCCGTCGAAGAGTCCGTCGAACAGCCCCCTGGGCAGCTCGTGGAACAGCCCGCCAAGGCCCGTCTCATCACGGACGCCCCCCAGTCCAGACCGGTCACCGTCACCCTCCGCCATGACGGCGCGGATCCCGGCACCGTACGGATCGCGTTCCCGCCCGAGGTCTCCGCCGACGGGGACGAGGTGGTCTGGGCGTTCGCCCGCACGCTCCTCGAAACCGGCCTGCGGCAGCCCGCCGGGGACGACGGCGACGACGTACAGGTGTGGCCGTGCGGCCGGGCGCAGACGGTGATGGAGTTCCACTCGCCGGACGGGGTGGCGGTGGTGCAGTTCGACTCGGCGCCACTGCGCAGGTTCCTGGCGAGCACGTACGCGCGGGAAGAGCGCGCGGAGGGCGGCCTGGTCCACAGAGCCTGA